ACCTTGCCATCCTGCACCGGCACGTTGATATCGACCCGCACCAGCACCCGTTTGCCTGCCAGATCCATCTCGTCGAGCGTCTTCCAGCCCATCAGCGCCTCCAATTGATGTTTGCGCCTCTTTGGCCGAGCCTCGCCGGAGCGTCAACCATCCGCTTGCCCAACGCGGCATTGCAACATAGGTAAACAGGCAGATAACACGAGGAGAGCGCCAGATGGCCGATATAAAAGACCCCGAAAACACCATCCTGATGGAACTGAGTGGCGGCACCGTCACCATTGCACTGATGCCCGATGTCGCCCCGAAACATAGTGAGCGGATGAAGGAACTGGCCCGCGCCGGTGCCTATGACAACGTCGCCTTTCACCGCGTTATTGATGGCTTCATGGCGCAAACCGGCGATGTGCAGCACGCCAACATGGAAAAAGACTACAACCCCGGCCGGGCTGGCACCGGCGGCTCCGACAAACCCGACCTCCCGGCGGAATTTTCCAAACTGCCGCACGCCCGTGGCAGCCTTGGTGCGGCACGCTCGCAAAACCCGAACTCCGCCAATTCGCAGTTTTTCATCAACTTCAGCGACAATGATTTCCTCAACGGCCAATACACCGTCTACGGTCAGGTGATCGAGGGCATGGAGCATGTCGATGCCCTGACCCGAGGCGAGCCGCCCGCAAACCCTGACCGGATGATCAGCGTGAAGGTGGCCGCCGATGTGGCGTAACCTCTCCGCCGGGCTGGCGCTGGCGCTGATCGCGGCCAGCCCCGCGCTGGCCACCGATCTCAACATCGAGGTGGCAGGCAAGGCCAATGGCATGGTGAAGGTTCATCTGCTTGACGATATCGCGCCCAATCACGTCAAACGGCTGGTCGCGCTGGCCAACGAGGGCGCTTATGATGGCGTCGTCTTTCACCGGGTGATTGACGGCTTCATGGCCCAAACCGGCGACGTCAAGTTCGGCAAGCAGGGCGGCGATCTGAGCCGCGCTGGCACCGGCGGGTCGGACAAGCCCGACCTCAAGGCGGAGTTCTCCGATGCGCCGTTTGAGCGTGGCACGGTCGGCATGGCCCGCTCGATGGACCCCGACAGCGCCAATTCGCAGTTCTTCATCATGTTCGCCCCCGCGCCGCATCTCAACGGGCAATATACCGTGGTTGGCAAGGTGGTGTCGGGCATGGACGTGGTCGATCAGATCAAGCGCGGCACCGGCCAGAACGGTGCCGTGACCGGCACGCCCGACGTGATGAAAACCGTCACGGTCTCTGAATAAAGCTGCCGCAGGGCAGGGCGCCACCGCGCGCCTTGCCCCGGCACGGCTCTGCGCCACGGCGCGCTTAGAGCGGCCAGAACAGCAGGATCAGCGGCACCGAAACCGCCACCACCAGAATCTCCAGCGGCAGCCCCATGCGCCAGTAATCGCCAAAGCGATAGCCGCCGGGGCCAAGGATCAGCGTGTTGTTCTTGTGCCCGATAGGCGTGAGGAACGCACAGGACGCCGCCACCGCCACCGCCATCAAGAACGGATCAGGCGACACCCCCAGCGTCTGCGCCATCTGGATCGCCACCGGGGCCGCCACGATTGCCGTCGCGGTGTTGTTAAGCACGTCCGACAGCGACATCGTCACCACCATCAGCACCGTCAGAATCGCCCACGGTGCCCAGCCGCCGGTCAGATCAATCAACCCATGCGCCAGCAACTCCGTCCCGCCCGAGGTTTCCAGCGCGCCGCCCAGCGGGATCATCGAACCCAGCAACACCACCACCGGCCATTCGATATGGTCGTAAAGCTCATTGAGCGGCAGGATACGCAGCAATACATACGCCACCACCACGATCCCAAGCGCAATCGGCAAATACACAAGCCCCACGCTCGCGGCCAGCACGGCAGCAGCGAAAATGCCGATCGCGGCCCATGTCTTGCTATCCTCCGTCACCGCCAGCCCGCGCTCGGCCAATGGCAACACGCCCAGCCATTCCGTCACATCCGGGCCTTTGCCCTTGGGCACCAGCAACAACAGGATATCACCTGGCCGCACCACCATCTTGCGCAGATGATCGCGGATCGGCTTGCCTTGGCGCGAAATCCCCATCACCACCGTTTGCTGGCGCCAGTGCAGCCCAAGCGCCTGCGCGGACTTGTCGGCGATGCGCGCCTCTGCGGGCACCACCACCTCGATCATATCAAGCCCTTCACCGGCGGCCTTGAGACGCTCTTCGCGCTCGGTCTCGGCAAAGGCCAGCTTGAGCGCGCTGCGAAATTCATCAAGCGCATCCGGTTCAGCCTCCAGCACCAGCGTGTCACCGGCGCGCAGCACCGCATTGCGCGCAGCCCCGTAACGGCGTTTGCCGTCGCGGATCAGCCCGATGATGGCGACATCCGCCTTCTCGGCCTCTTCGTCCAACTCGCTCAGCCGTTGACCAATCAGCTTGGCCTCCTCGGGCACCGTCAACTCGGCGATATAAGCCCCCGCATCCCTGACCTCCTTCAGCGCATCCTCGCGCTGCGGAATAAGCCGCCAGCCGATCAGCGCCACAAAGACCAGCCCGATAATCGCCGTCAGCGCCCCGACCGGCGCGAAATCGAACATCCGGAACGGCGCGCCCAGCGATTCCTCGCGGATCG
This is a stretch of genomic DNA from Aquicoccus sp. G2-2. It encodes these proteins:
- a CDS encoding peptidylprolyl isomerase, which encodes MADIKDPENTILMELSGGTVTIALMPDVAPKHSERMKELARAGAYDNVAFHRVIDGFMAQTGDVQHANMEKDYNPGRAGTGGSDKPDLPAEFSKLPHARGSLGAARSQNPNSANSQFFINFSDNDFLNGQYTVYGQVIEGMEHVDALTRGEPPANPDRMISVKVAADVA
- a CDS encoding peptidylprolyl isomerase; protein product: MWRNLSAGLALALIAASPALATDLNIEVAGKANGMVKVHLLDDIAPNHVKRLVALANEGAYDGVVFHRVIDGFMAQTGDVKFGKQGGDLSRAGTGGSDKPDLKAEFSDAPFERGTVGMARSMDPDSANSQFFIMFAPAPHLNGQYTVVGKVVSGMDVVDQIKRGTGQNGAVTGTPDVMKTVTVSE
- a CDS encoding SLC13 family permease, whose protein sequence is MTHDQIILFSLFGAVFALLLWGRWRYDIVAFAALMAGVVLGVVDTKHAFDGFGHPATLVVALVLVVSGGLVRSGAVFLITRTLVDSSRALGGHIALMGGVGAVLSAFMNNVAALALLMPVDIQTARKAGRKPALSLMPLSFATILGGMATLIGTPPNIIIASIREESLGAPFRMFDFAPVGALTAIIGLVFVALIGWRLIPQREDALKEVRDAGAYIAELTVPEEAKLIGQRLSELDEEAEKADVAIIGLIRDGKRRYGAARNAVLRAGDTLVLEAEPDALDEFRSALKLAFAETEREERLKAAGEGLDMIEVVVPAEARIADKSAQALGLHWRQQTVVMGISRQGKPIRDHLRKMVVRPGDILLLLVPKGKGPDVTEWLGVLPLAERGLAVTEDSKTWAAIGIFAAAVLAASVGLVYLPIALGIVVVAYVLLRILPLNELYDHIEWPVVVLLGSMIPLGGALETSGGTELLAHGLIDLTGGWAPWAILTVLMVVTMSLSDVLNNTATAIVAAPVAIQMAQTLGVSPDPFLMAVAVAASCAFLTPIGHKNNTLILGPGGYRFGDYWRMGLPLEILVVAVSVPLILLFWPL